In Streptomyces violaceusniger Tu 4113, one DNA window encodes the following:
- a CDS encoding urease subunit gamma, with amino-acid sequence MQLTPHEQERLLIHVAADVAEKRRARGVLLNHPEATALITAHILEGARDGRGVAELMASGRQVLTRDEVMEGVPEMLHDVQVEATFPDGTKLVTVHQPIA; translated from the coding sequence ATGCAATTGACCCCACATGAGCAGGAACGTCTGCTCATCCATGTGGCCGCCGACGTGGCCGAGAAGCGACGGGCCCGGGGCGTGCTCCTCAACCACCCCGAGGCGACGGCGCTGATCACCGCCCACATCCTGGAGGGGGCCCGCGACGGCCGCGGCGTCGCCGAGCTGATGGCCTCCGGCCGCCAGGTGCTCACCCGCGACGAGGTCATGGAGGGCGTCCCCGAGATGCTCCACGACGTCCAGGTCGAGGCCACCTTCCCCGACGGCACCAAGCTCGTCACCGTCCATCAGCCGATCGCCTGA
- a CDS encoding urease subunit beta: MIPGEIRHADEPVTLNEGRPVTRLTVLNAADRPVQVGSHYHFAEANPGLDFDRAAAHGKRLNIAAGTAVRFEPGIPVEVALIPIAGERIVPGLRGETGGRLDG, encoded by the coding sequence GTGATCCCCGGAGAGATCCGCCACGCCGATGAGCCGGTGACCCTCAACGAGGGGCGGCCCGTCACCCGTCTCACCGTGCTCAACGCCGCCGACCGGCCCGTCCAGGTCGGCTCCCACTACCACTTCGCCGAGGCCAACCCCGGCCTCGACTTCGACCGCGCCGCCGCCCACGGCAAGCGGCTGAATATCGCCGCGGGCACCGCCGTGCGCTTCGAACCGGGCATCCCCGTCGAGGTCGCCCTGATCCCGATCGCGGGGGAGCGGATCGTGCCGGGGCTGCGCGGGGAGACGGGAGGACGGCTCGATGGCTGA
- a CDS encoding M28 family metallopeptidase — MKRIVSFRRGTLAAATGAALTAALLTGASGAEATINNQAAAPDVDVAAVKADLGELQSIADANGGNRAHGQPGYQKSVDFIKGKLDAAGFTTSVQEFTSGGKKGYNLIADWKGGSEDKVVMAGSHLDSVEAGPGINDNGSGSAAILEIALAVAKADLQPTKHLRFAWWGDEEDGMVGSTHYVDSLADGDKSKIDSYLNFDMLASPNPGYFVYDDDPELEKVFTDWYSAKNISTDPETEGDGRSDHAPFKDAGVRVGGLFTGAEATMSQEQADKWGGKAGEAFDPCYHSACDKASNIDDKALDLNTDAIANAIWTLSS, encoded by the coding sequence GTGAAGCGAATAGTGTCATTTCGCCGTGGAACCCTCGCGGCGGCAACCGGTGCCGCGCTCACCGCGGCCCTGCTGACCGGCGCCTCCGGCGCCGAGGCCACCATCAACAACCAGGCCGCGGCCCCCGACGTGGACGTCGCGGCGGTCAAGGCCGATCTGGGCGAACTGCAGTCCATCGCCGACGCCAACGGCGGGAACCGCGCCCATGGCCAGCCCGGCTACCAGAAGTCCGTGGACTTCATCAAGGGCAAGCTGGACGCGGCCGGATTCACCACCTCCGTCCAGGAGTTCACCTCCGGCGGCAAGAAGGGCTACAACCTCATCGCCGACTGGAAGGGCGGCTCCGAGGACAAGGTCGTGATGGCCGGATCGCATCTCGACTCGGTCGAGGCCGGCCCCGGCATCAACGACAACGGCTCCGGCTCGGCCGCGATCCTCGAGATCGCGCTCGCCGTGGCCAAGGCCGACCTCCAGCCCACCAAGCACCTGCGGTTCGCCTGGTGGGGCGACGAGGAGGACGGCATGGTCGGCTCGACGCACTACGTCGACAGCCTGGCGGACGGCGACAAGTCGAAGATCGACTCCTATCTCAACTTCGACATGCTCGCCTCACCCAACCCGGGCTACTTCGTCTACGACGACGACCCCGAGCTGGAGAAGGTCTTCACCGACTGGTACTCCGCGAAGAACATCTCCACCGACCCGGAGACCGAGGGCGACGGCCGCTCGGACCACGCCCCGTTCAAGGACGCGGGGGTGCGGGTCGGCGGTCTGTTCACCGGCGCCGAGGCCACCATGAGCCAGGAGCAGGCCGACAAGTGGGGCGGCAAGGCGGGCGAGGCGTTCGACCCGTGCTACCACTCCGCCTGCGACAAGGCGTCGAACATCGACGACAAGGCGCTGGACCTGAACACCGACGCCATCGCCAACGCCATCTGGACGCTCAGCTCCTGA